The genomic interval AAACACTTTTCATCAAAAAAAATATCAATTATTACTTGTTTTTTAAGAAATGGTTTATATTTATATGGAAAAATTGTAGTTAATATTTTGATATGGCCAGCGTAAAAGATCTTAAAAAGGACATCAAGCAAATGGTAAAACATTTGCTTGACGAGTGCTATACCCAATTAACATATTCTGAGCCAATATCTAAGGAGCGGATTCTTGACATCATTTCCGATATAATGGTTTTAGAACAGGAAACCATTTCAAAAATCTCAAAAAAAACATACCAAAGGGGCGAATCAACCAAAGTTGATTACCAGAAAATAGCCAATGATTTTTACGACGAAGTGGTTGAACTTGCTGAACGCATTAACTCCCTGGATGAGTAATTCCCTGTTTGTGGGTTATTAGGTTAAAGCTAGAAAGGGATCGGAAATTTCTTAAGCTCTTTTGAGAACATTTTTGAATTTCCTTGGCAAACCTTGTCCAGTAGTTGCCAAAATTTAGGGCCATGATTCTTTTCCTTCGTGTGACAAAGCTCATGGAGGAGTACATAGTCAATAAGATGCTCAGGCAAATACATTAACCTTAGGCTAAGGCTAATATTGTTCTTCCCGCTACAGCTTCCCCATCGCGATTTTGAGTTACGAATGGAAACCTTACCATAGGTAAAATTATTCTTAGTGGCTAATCCCTTTAGCTTTTGGGGCAGATAGTATTTAGCCTCGGCGCGTAATACTTCGGTTATAACTTTTTTTGTTAGCGACTGAATATTGTAACTTGCCGGGTCAGCGGTTGACGGATAAAGTAACAGCACATCAGCTCCTTTTTTTAAAACCTTACATGTAGATAGGCTATTTTCGGCTTGCAGACGAACTAGGTGATACTTACTTTTAAACTCAGTAATAGGCTTTATACGCTCTGCATTTTCTTGGATTTTCTTTATAATCCAGTCAGTTTTTGATAACACAAAATCCTCTGCATATGAGAATCTTACAAGGTAGGGGATGGTAACATGGATTGAACTATCTTTTTTTACTCTTAAAGTGATTCTTTTACTTCCGGTTCTATATGTGTAGGTTACAGTTCCAATGTGCGGGTAGGTGCATTGCTTAGTTCTGTTCATCGCTATCGGCTAATTATCCATATTCCCTGAAATTGGTTCTTGAGCTTTTCCTTCTGTTGATTGGCTTCGTCTTTTTTACTATATCGGCCAATTACAGCAATATACTTCCCATTAGGTTTGCTATAAACCTCAGCGTTAAACCCCTTTGCCTTAAGATCGTTCACGAATTTTTGGGCATTTGCCTTTTCGGCAAAACTTCCAACCACAAGGCTGTATATTGTTGATGGGTTGCTAACAGGAATACTTTGGGTTAATGATTTTTCAATTACTTCTTCCGTTGTTTGTGCTGGTTGCTCATTACCTGTTACGGTTTCGCTCTCCTCGTCGGCAGGGTTTGTGGCTTCAAATTTCTTATCAAAATCATCGGATTTTGAAGTATAATCGGTTGGTAACTTAATAGGTTCTACCTTTTCCGGTTTGTTTTTAATGTTTTCCCAGTCGGCTTCATCAGGGGCAAAGGCCAACTCCCTCAAAATGAATGCA from Tenuifilum sp. 4138str carries:
- a CDS encoding M48 family metallopeptidase — protein: MNRTKQCTYPHIGTVTYTYRTGSKRITLRVKKDSSIHVTIPYLVRFSYAEDFVLSKTDWIIKKIQENAERIKPITEFKSKYHLVRLQAENSLSTCKVLKKGADVLLLYPSTADPASYNIQSLTKKVITEVLRAEAKYYLPQKLKGLATKNNFTYGKVSIRNSKSRWGSCSGKNNISLSLRLMYLPEHLIDYVLLHELCHTKEKNHGPKFWQLLDKVCQGNSKMFSKELKKFPIPF